One Rhodoferax sp. GW822-FHT02A01 genomic window, ATCGTGCGACATCGCGGAAAGATCGAAGCGGCCATCAACAATGCGCGTTGTGCAGAGAAGCTGCTGGAGTCTGAACGCTCGCTCGCAGCGTACTTCTGGAAATTCGAACCACCGGCATCTAGCCGTCCCAAACGTATCACCCGCGATACGTTGCGCGCCATGACCCAGAATGCCGAATCCGTGGCACTCTCTAAGGACTTGAAGAAACGTGGCTGGAAGTTCGTTGGCCCCACCACCATGTACGCCTTCATGCAGGCCATGGGCCTGGTCAATGACCATGAGGAAAGCTGCTTTGTGCGTGAAGCAGCACTCAAGGCCCGCAAGCAGTTCGATCCCAACAAGCTTTAACAAGAAGCAAGTACCCAAAACAAAACCCCGCAGAGCGCTAGCCCTGCGGGGTTTTGTTCATGCGGCTGAGTGAAACAGGTCCACTCAGGCAAGGAGCAATTACATGCCCATGCCGCCCATGCCGCCCATACCACCCATATCACCACCGCCCATGCCGCCGCCAGCAGCGGATTCGGACTTGGGAGTCTCGGCAACCATGCATTCGGTTGTGAGCATCAGGGAAGCCACGGATGCAGCGTTCTGCAGAGCAGTACGTGTCACCTTGGTGGGGTCCAGAATACCCATTTCGATCATGTCGCCGTAGGTGTCGTTGGCAGCGTTGAAGCCGTAGTTGCCCTTGCCAGCCATCACAGCGTTCACCACCACAGAAGCTTCACCGCCCGCGTTGTAAACGATTTCGCGCAGAGGAGCTTCGATAGCCTTCAGCACCAGGGCAATGCCGTGGTCTTGGTCAGCGTTGTCACCCTTGATGGTGCCGGCAGCTTGCTTGGCGCGCAGCAGAGCCACGCCACCGCCAGCCACGATGCCTTCTTCCACAGCAGCGCGGGTAGCGTGCAGGGCGTCTTCCACGCGGGCTTTCTTTTCCTTCATTTCGACTTCGGTGGCAGCGCCAACCTTGATCACGGCAACACCGCCGGCCAGCTTGGCCACGCGCTCTTGCAGTTTTTCACGGTCGTAGTCGCTGGTAGCTTCTTCGATTTGCA contains:
- a CDS encoding DNA-3-methyladenine glycosylase I; translated protein: MTIQHARCFWVDDSQIYRDYHDREWGFPVYNDTRLFEKICLEGFQSGLSWITILKKRENFRAAFAGFDVAQVARFTEKDVECLLGDAGIVRHRGKIEAAINNARCAEKLLESERSLAAYFWKFEPPASSRPKRITRDTLRAMTQNAESVALSKDLKKRGWKFVGPTTMYAFMQAMGLVNDHEESCFVREAALKARKQFDPNKL